The following proteins are co-located in the Sandaracinaceae bacterium genome:
- a CDS encoding GNAT family N-acetyltransferase, with protein sequence MTVRLVSGAPASASALSALYASVGWSAHAEDPARLRRAIDASTYVCTAWEGDDLVGLLRASSDEVYLCFIHDLLVAPTQQRRGVGRRLVERCLEAHPDVARFTLLTDAAPAPIGFYRALGFDLIGDDEPRLAALIRARG encoded by the coding sequence GTGACCGTCCGCCTCGTCTCCGGCGCGCCCGCCTCCGCGTCGGCGCTCTCCGCCCTCTACGCGTCCGTCGGCTGGAGCGCCCACGCCGAGGATCCGGCCAGGCTGCGGCGCGCGATCGACGCCTCGACGTACGTGTGCACCGCCTGGGAGGGCGACGACCTCGTGGGCCTGCTCCGCGCGAGCTCCGACGAGGTCTACCTCTGCTTCATCCACGACCTGCTCGTCGCGCCCACGCAACAGCGCCGCGGCGTCGGTCGCCGCCTCGTCGAGCGCTGCCTCGAGGCCCACCCGGACGTCGCGCGCTTCACCCTCCTGACCGACGCCGCGCCCGCGCCCATCGGCTTCTACCGCGCGCTCGGCTTCGACCTCATCGGCGACGACGAGCCGCGCCTGGCCGCGCTCATCCGCGCGCGGGGGTGA
- a CDS encoding serine hydrolase domain-containing protein: MTPDEVLARAVERGDPRAASACAFVGGACVYEAAFGAAPDSVFDVASVTKVVATTSVIAALVAEGALGLDEPVATHLPAFARHGKDRVTIRELLGHRSGLPAWAPLFLAGDVMEGVFDAKLERPGRRVYSDLGFLALGAMVEAITGDLGEACRTRVWEPLGIADLGYAGPWLEGRHVLPTGTTRPREPAPGQESLYTVPPQPRAPDPGQVDDDNAFALGGVAGHAGVFATARAVAEMGEAWRTGAIGSAEFLSIDPADEGPPRGLGFDVPTGPRSSFGALLGRGRAFGHLGFTGCSLWIDLDRAVTVALLTNRTFPGRHHVEGIRALRPAFHDALARAS; the protein is encoded by the coding sequence GTGACCCCGGACGAGGTCCTCGCCCGCGCCGTGGAGCGCGGCGATCCGCGCGCCGCCTCGGCGTGCGCCTTCGTCGGGGGGGCGTGCGTCTACGAGGCGGCGTTCGGCGCCGCGCCCGACAGCGTCTTCGACGTCGCGTCGGTCACGAAGGTGGTCGCGACGACGAGCGTGATCGCGGCGCTGGTGGCCGAGGGCGCGCTCGGGCTCGACGAGCCGGTCGCGACGCACCTGCCCGCCTTCGCGCGGCATGGCAAAGATCGTGTCACGATCCGCGAGCTGCTCGGGCACCGCTCGGGGCTGCCCGCCTGGGCGCCGCTCTTTCTCGCCGGCGACGTGATGGAGGGGGTCTTCGACGCGAAGCTCGAGCGCCCCGGCCGTCGCGTCTACTCCGACCTCGGCTTCCTCGCGCTCGGCGCGATGGTGGAGGCGATCACCGGTGATCTCGGGGAGGCGTGCCGTACCCGCGTCTGGGAGCCGCTCGGGATCGCCGACCTCGGCTACGCGGGCCCCTGGCTCGAGGGCCGACACGTGCTGCCCACCGGCACGACGCGGCCGCGCGAGCCGGCGCCGGGGCAGGAGTCGCTCTACACGGTCCCGCCGCAGCCGCGGGCGCCGGACCCCGGGCAGGTCGACGACGACAACGCCTTCGCGCTCGGCGGCGTCGCGGGGCACGCGGGCGTGTTCGCGACCGCGCGCGCCGTCGCGGAGATGGGCGAGGCGTGGCGCACGGGCGCGATCGGCTCGGCGGAGTTCCTGTCGATCGATCCCGCGGACGAGGGCCCCCCGCGCGGCCTCGGGTTCGACGTGCCGACCGGACCGCGCTCGAGCTTCGGCGCCCTCCTGGGTCGCGGCCGCGCGTTCGGTCACCTCGGCTTCACGGGCTGCTCGCTCTGGATCGATCTGGACCGCGCGGTCACCGTCGCGCTCCTCACCAACCGGACCTTCCCCGGCCGCCACCACGTAGAGGGCATCCGGGCGCTGCGCCCAGCATTCCACGACGCCCTCGCGCGGGCCTCGTGA
- a CDS encoding serine/threonine-protein kinase has product MGEMDTIVDGGTGPVPFDAPLLDADQERYEVQEELGRGGVGTVLLCVDRQIGRPIALKVLRDPGSDPREGLARFVREARIQGQLEHPSVVPVHDLATHDELGVYFTMQRVRGVTLATLLRRLQGGDQDSAVHWSRRRLLEAFGRVCLAVDYAHERGILHRDLKPANIMFGEYGEVYVLDWGLAGRDPSAEESERPKGFDDEMTRPGVVFGTPGYMPPEQVHGFHDKLSPASDVYALGAILFELLTLTPLHAGDTPEARYASTIGRLDARPSSRAPGAYVPPELEAIVVRAVDRHAEERFPSARALQRAIERYLDGEQEEEQRRKLARRHAEAAHDALEELRTDPDDRPVREEILRELGRALALDPTNQAALGALVEVMSTPPRTVPQEVRERHQRELDDRLRKVARAAMGAYASMFVYLPFMIWAGIREPWPIVWLYVGVGVAFVASLMCTRAKERPQRYAMVAMLFSNLGIAATASIFGPLFLTPAVLGSNTAAYALHLDGVKRWIAVGSAVVLLLGTTLLFFAGGIPGGYAVEGGALVIASGSVQLVSSVYALLLVLGMGVVLTGSIVTSQTRDQLVKAELSLHVQRWQLAALAPTRV; this is encoded by the coding sequence ATGGGCGAGATGGACACGATCGTCGATGGAGGGACCGGACCGGTGCCCTTCGATGCGCCGCTGCTCGACGCCGATCAGGAGCGGTACGAGGTGCAGGAGGAGCTAGGCCGGGGCGGGGTCGGGACGGTGCTCCTCTGCGTCGACCGACAGATCGGCCGACCGATCGCGCTCAAGGTGCTGCGGGATCCGGGGTCCGACCCGCGCGAGGGCCTTGCGCGCTTCGTCCGCGAGGCGCGCATCCAGGGGCAGCTCGAGCACCCGTCGGTGGTGCCGGTCCACGACCTCGCGACGCACGACGAGCTCGGCGTCTACTTCACGATGCAGCGCGTGCGCGGGGTCACCCTCGCGACGCTCTTGCGTCGGCTCCAAGGGGGAGACCAGGACAGCGCGGTGCACTGGTCGCGGCGCCGCCTGCTCGAGGCGTTCGGACGCGTCTGCCTGGCGGTCGACTATGCACACGAGAGAGGCATCTTGCACCGCGATCTCAAGCCGGCGAACATCATGTTCGGTGAGTACGGTGAGGTCTACGTGCTCGACTGGGGTCTCGCCGGGCGCGATCCGAGCGCGGAGGAGAGCGAGCGCCCGAAGGGCTTCGACGACGAGATGACCCGGCCGGGCGTGGTGTTCGGGACGCCCGGCTACATGCCGCCCGAGCAGGTCCACGGCTTCCACGACAAGCTCTCGCCGGCGAGCGACGTGTATGCGCTGGGCGCGATCCTGTTCGAGCTGCTCACGCTGACCCCGCTCCACGCGGGAGACACGCCCGAGGCGCGCTACGCGTCGACCATCGGGCGGCTGGACGCGCGACCGTCGAGCCGGGCGCCTGGCGCGTACGTGCCGCCCGAGCTCGAGGCGATCGTGGTCCGCGCCGTGGATCGCCACGCGGAGGAGCGCTTTCCGAGCGCGCGCGCCCTGCAACGCGCCATCGAGCGCTACCTCGACGGCGAGCAGGAGGAGGAGCAGCGCCGGAAGCTCGCGCGGCGGCACGCGGAGGCGGCGCACGACGCGCTCGAGGAGCTGCGCACCGACCCCGACGACCGTCCGGTGCGGGAGGAGATCCTCCGCGAGCTCGGGCGCGCGCTCGCCCTCGATCCGACCAACCAGGCCGCGCTCGGGGCGCTGGTGGAGGTCATGTCGACCCCGCCGCGCACCGTGCCGCAGGAGGTCCGGGAGCGGCATCAGCGCGAGCTGGACGATCGGCTCCGCAAGGTCGCGCGCGCCGCGATGGGCGCCTACGCGAGCATGTTCGTCTACCTGCCGTTCATGATCTGGGCCGGCATTCGTGAGCCGTGGCCGATCGTGTGGCTGTACGTGGGGGTCGGCGTCGCGTTCGTCGCGTCGCTGATGTGCACGCGCGCCAAGGAGCGGCCGCAGCGATACGCCATGGTGGCGATGCTCTTCAGCAACCTGGGCATCGCGGCGACCGCGTCGATCTTCGGGCCGCTCTTCCTGACGCCCGCGGTGCTGGGGAGCAACACCGCCGCGTACGCACTCCATCTGGACGGCGTGAAGCGATGGATCGCGGTCGGCAGCGCGGTGGTGCTCCTCCTCGGCACCACGCTCCTCTTCTTCGCGGGAGGCATCCCGGGCGGCTACGCGGTCGAGGGCGGCGCGCTGGTGATCGCCTCTGGCTCGGTGCAGCTGGTCTCCTCCGTCTACGCGCTCCTGCTCGTGCTCGGGATGGGCGTCGTGCTCACCGGCTCGATCGTCACCTCCCAGACCCGAGACCAGCTCGTGAAGGCCGAGCTGAGCCTCCACGTCCAGCGCTGGCAGCTGGCCGCGCTGGCGCCGACGCGCGTATGA
- a CDS encoding STAS/SEC14 domain-containing protein — protein MSEAGIWFGREGDVFWAYVHGDFTDEAFAGYLAALQAAFAPTDRPSAMFTVAHSPRMPSASHRKALAELAESELGPRLQRHAIVSNSAIAQGVVTALSWLSRKPYEEKIFRTPTDAIAWLQERHPHVGEGLWSDISARVPASSRFEGGR, from the coding sequence GTGAGCGAGGCCGGGATCTGGTTCGGGCGCGAAGGCGACGTCTTCTGGGCCTATGTCCACGGGGACTTCACGGACGAGGCCTTCGCTGGCTACCTCGCCGCGCTCCAGGCCGCCTTCGCGCCGACCGATCGTCCCTCCGCGATGTTCACGGTCGCGCACTCCCCGCGCATGCCCAGCGCCTCGCACCGCAAGGCGCTCGCGGAGCTGGCCGAGTCCGAGCTCGGTCCGCGGCTCCAGCGTCACGCCATCGTCTCCAACTCGGCGATCGCGCAGGGGGTCGTCACGGCCCTGAGCTGGCTCTCGCGCAAGCCCTACGAGGAGAAGATCTTCCGGACCCCGACCGACGCGATCGCCTGGCTCCAGGAGCGTCACCCGCACGTCGGCGAGGGGCTCTGGTCGGACATCTCCGCGCGCGTGCCCGCGTCTTCGCGGTTCGAAGGAGGGCGCTGA